The Erythrobacter insulae genome window below encodes:
- a CDS encoding Hsp20/alpha crystallin family protein: protein MADEMTLAKQSREHTDLTDYLREPFSRLRGEMDRMFDEFPPRFPAVRFGTRYLASVPVPAVEMTETDKDYRISVEVPGIPHEDIDLAIEDDMLVLKGEKKEEREEKERDYSISERSYGSFERRISLPQDALADKIEANTENGVIKIIVPRNEKASPERRRIEIHTS from the coding sequence ATGGCTGATGAAATGACCCTCGCGAAGCAGTCTCGCGAGCATACTGATCTGACCGACTATTTGCGTGAGCCGTTCAGCCGGCTTCGCGGTGAGATGGACCGGATGTTCGATGAGTTTCCGCCGCGTTTTCCTGCCGTTCGCTTTGGCACACGTTACCTCGCATCGGTTCCTGTCCCGGCGGTCGAGATGACCGAAACCGATAAAGATTACCGGATCTCTGTCGAGGTCCCCGGTATTCCGCATGAGGACATCGATCTCGCCATAGAAGACGATATGCTCGTGCTCAAAGGTGAGAAAAAGGAAGAGCGGGAGGAAAAAGAACGCGATTATTCGATATCCGAGCGCAGCTATGGATCTTTCGAACGTCGGATTTCGCTGCCGCAGGATGCGCTCGCTGACAAGATCGAAGCCAATACGGAAAACGGTGTGATCAAGATCATCGTTCCGCGAAATGAAAAGGCATCGCCAGAGCGTCGCCGGATTGAAATCCACACTTCGTAG
- a CDS encoding CC0125/CC1285 family lipoprotein — protein sequence MLLFGKKFLTAAVCGLTLVTAGCTAMRSTPYQPLQSASRVSGGYSDIRIDAEHYRVSFAGNQLTSRERVESYLLFRAAELTLLKGYDYFVIEDREVEHQIERQIRRDPLYDPWFSPYHTYWRPYWRYYRNGRGWYHWYPYYGDPFWAGRYDVRTIDRFEATADIRLGRGALPTDNPRAFDARKVRDDIEPQIEYP from the coding sequence ATGCTATTGTTTGGCAAGAAATTCTTGACCGCCGCGGTCTGCGGACTGACGCTGGTGACGGCGGGATGCACCGCCATGCGCAGCACTCCGTATCAACCATTGCAGTCGGCCAGCCGGGTTTCTGGCGGATACTCCGACATTCGGATCGACGCAGAGCATTACCGCGTCAGCTTTGCCGGAAACCAGCTTACCTCTCGCGAACGGGTGGAGAGCTATCTGCTGTTCCGCGCCGCAGAGCTGACGTTGCTAAAAGGATACGACTATTTCGTGATCGAGGACCGCGAAGTCGAACACCAGATTGAGCGTCAGATCCGGCGCGATCCGCTATATGATCCATGGTTTTCGCCCTATCACACCTATTGGCGCCCTTATTGGCGGTATTACCGCAACGGACGCGGCTGGTATCACTGGTACCCCTATTATGGAGATCCGTTTTGGGCGGGGCGTTACGATGTCCGCACGATCGACCGGTTCGAGGCGACCGCCGATATTCGATTGGGCCGGGGTGCGCTTCCCACCGATAACCCGCGCGCCTTCGATGCCCGCAAAGTCCGCGACGATATCGAGCCGCAGATCGAATATCCCTGA